The genomic interval CATGGTTGTCTCTGATCCGTCGGGCATGAGGATGGTCTTCGTTCCCTCCCCCAGGTGTCCGACTTCGTTGCGTCGCCATATTTCGTCGAAATCCGGCGAGGTGGTACGCAGGTCATGGATCAGCGTCTGCACCCGCGGGGAGCGTTCTTCCCAGCGGACCAGTTCGGAACGGAACGTCGCAACGGCCAGCTTCGCCTCGGTGGGCCAGTCCCGGATTCGCCTGCGGGACTCGGAATGCGTGAACAGGATGCGGAGCACGTTGCGTTCCGCGGCGGGCAGTGCCGCGTAATCCGTCAGAACGCGTGCTGCGGCGGCGTTCCATTCGAGGATGTCCCATGACGGGGACTTCAGATACGCAGGGCAGGGTTCCAGCGCGTCGAGCACCACACGCAGCTTGCGTCTCTCGGCAGGGCTCAGTTCCTGGTGGGAGGCGCCGATTGTGCCGTAGGCGAGCAGGAAGGCGTGTTCCCGCTCCTTCGGCTTCAGTCGCAGGGCCTCGCAGATCGCTTCCAGGACGTGGATCGACGGGCGTCCGCCCCGCCCTTGCTCCAGTCGCGAATACCACTCCACGCTGATGTTGGCGGTGACCGCGACCTCAGCTCTCCGCATTCCGGGCGTGCGTCGTGTGGACGACGCTCGCCCGGAATGCGGGTCGATCTGCAACCGCTCACGGCATGCGCGCAGGAACGTGCCCAGTTCGTCCGTATTCTCGTGCGTCAGGGCCGGTCTCCATTACAACTGATAGCTGGTTACAGTTGGGTCCTCATGTGCGCGTGCAGCCAGTCAAGGACGGGCTGCGGGCGGCGCTGGAACTCAAGATAACCGTCCCACCGTCGGCGTGTGTCCTCGACCCACTGCAGCTCCTTGTCGCTGGTATCGAGCATGGCAAACGCGGTCTCGATGTCGTGCGGCTCGGTCAGGGAGTCCTGGCGGACAGCGTACAGATAGGTGGGAACACTGACGTATTGCGCCCAGCTCGTATCGGGGCGAGCCGCGAAGGGGAGGGACGTTCCCAGCATGACGCGGTGATCCAGCTCGGGAAGGTGTTGTTTCCCGAGGCCGAGGATCTCCAGCAGGCGTCCCATGATGACCAGGTCGGAGACCGGCTGACAGGCGACGAGACAGCAGACTTCGTCAAAATCCTCCGGTGCTTGCCGCATGGCCGCGAACGTGGCGTTCGCACCGAGGCAGCGACTGAAGAGGGCCACTCGCATCGACGCCGTGTCCGCCCGGGCGCGAAGGTATCGCAGGGAGCCCACCACATCACGCGCCTCGAACAGTCCGCTGGTCACCGCGCCCCCGTTGGCGGCACCGCTCAAACCGAAGTTGCGCAGGTCGTACGTGAGTACGTTGTATCCGGCCTCGTGCAGGATGGCGTAGTCGGGCAGGAAATCGACTTCCATTCCATTGCCGCTGGGACCCCAGATCGACTGCCACGGCTCCAGG from Streptomyces sp. B3I8 carries:
- a CDS encoding alpha/beta hydrolase, which codes for MSSLNADEILDNVARSFVNPLRSPVARDPSHVGLDYESVTFPSLDGVPLEGWFIPADSDDVVVLNHPMGFSRAGQPTHLEPWQSIWGPSGNGMEVDFLPDYAILHEAGYNVLTYDLRNFGLSGAANGGAVTSGLFEARDVVGSLRYLRARADTASMRVALFSRCLGANATFAAMRQAPEDFDEVCCLVACQPVSDLVIMGRLLEILGLGKQHLPELDHRVMLGTSLPFAARPDTSWAQYVSVPTYLYAVRQDSLTEPHDIETAFAMLDTSDKELQWVEDTRRRWDGYLEFQRRPQPVLDWLHAHMRTQL
- a CDS encoding helix-turn-helix transcriptional regulator: MTHENTDELGTFLRACRERLQIDPHSGRASSTRRTPGMRRAEVAVTANISVEWYSRLEQGRGGRPSIHVLEAICEALRLKPKEREHAFLLAYGTIGASHQELSPAERRKLRVVLDALEPCPAYLKSPSWDILEWNAAAARVLTDYAALPAAERNVLRILFTHSESRRRIRDWPTEAKLAVATFRSELVRWEERSPRVQTLIHDLRTTSPDFDEIWRRNEVGHLGEGTKTILMPDGSETTMQYTSFNIDAHPGTGLVVYTPVTDATPLSPNLGLS